From the Hevea brasiliensis isolate MT/VB/25A 57/8 chromosome 15, ASM3005281v1, whole genome shotgun sequence genome, one window contains:
- the LOC110672184 gene encoding proton pump-interactor 1 produces MGVEVGGSEMAQVPVETVTEVDNSFLHDKENGKLDKESGFKPIKFGSHEEEPAKGEGDEVADSKFPTDAADEWPAPKQIHTFYFVRYRPFDDPKIKAKIDQYDREIQKSNQSRFQITEELKAKRSERAELLGQVKALRNENVQYKTIFNEKKKEIEPLQQALGKLRNTNNAGRGGLCSSEEELNDLIYSLQYRIQHESIPLTEEKQILREIKQLEGTREKVIANAAMRAKIQDSLGQKEAIQDQVKLMGVDLDGVKKEQQAVWGRINQLREKVSGLDFEIKSLQDDLTAVMQKRDKAYDNIKSLRQQRDEGNVHFYNSRKTMTEAKDLAAKKDIKALEELSCEEVDKFMSLWSNNKAFRDDYEKRILPSLDSRQLSRDGRIRNADEKPLVVLETAVPSEPEPVAKANIKRVKEEPKSTPQKDTLPTQKVQKESSKTDSKATSEHIDVADEISGSEKQQKNHPVKKEIDEAKLKELKREEEMEKAKQAMERKKKLAEKAAAKAAIKAQKEAEKKLQEREKKLKKKAAASASMIESEDPAEEVAEETETEKFEVHDEPPASVKAKVKKENSVKHRIRSRGTDSLPKAILRRKKSTNYWMWAAAAAAAALLLLVLVALGYYYLL; encoded by the exons ATGGGTGTGGAGGTTGGTGGATCTGAGATGGCTCAAGTACCTGTTGAGACTGTTACTGAAGTAGATAATTCATTTTTGCATGACAAGGAAAATGGAAAGCTGGATAAGGAATCTGGTTTTAAACCTATAAAATTTGGTTCGCATGAGGAGGAGCCAGCTAAAGGAGAAGGGGATGAGGTTGCAGATTCTAAGTTCCCAACGGATGCAGCTGATGAGTGGCCTGCTCCAAAGCAGATCCATACCTTTTATTTTGTAAGATACCGACCATTTGATGATCCTAAAATAAAAGCCAAAATTGACCAGTATGACAGGGAGATTCAGAAGAGCAATCAGTCCCGTTTTCAGATTACTGAAGAATTGAAAGCAAAGAGG TCAGAGCGTGCGGAATTGCTGGGACAAGTGAAGGCTCTAAGAAATGAGAATGTACAGTACAAAACAATTTTTaatgagaagaaaaaggaaatagaacCTCTGCAGCAGGCACTGGGTAAGCTGCGGAACACAAACAATGCAGGTCGTGGTGGTCTATGTTCATCTGAGGAAGAACTTAATGATCTT ATATACAGCTTGCAATATCGCATACAGCATGAGAGCATCCCATTAACAGAGGAGAAGCAAATACTTAGAGAAATCAAACAGCTCGAGGGGACAAGGGAAAAAGTAATTGCTAATGCTGCTATGAGAGCAAAGATTCAAGATTCATTGGGCCAGAAAGAAGCTATTCAAGATCAGGTCAAA CTTATGGGTGTGGATTTGGATGGAGTAAAAAAAGAGCAACAGGCAGTTTGGGGAAGAATTAACCAACTCAGGGAAAAAGTGAGTGGATTAGATTTTGAAATCAAGTCCTTACAGGATGATCTGACAGCTGTGATGCAGAAGAGGGACAAAGCATACGACAATATCAAGTCGTTAAGGCAACAACGTGATGAAGGG AATGTTCACTTCTATAATAGCCGCAAGACCATGACTGAAGCTAAAGACCTTGCTGCAAAGAAAGATATAAAGGCTCTTGAGGAGCTTTCCTGTGAAGAG GTTGATAAATTTATGTCCCTTTGGAGCAATAACAAGGCCTTTAGGGATGATTATGAGAAAAGAATTTTGCCATCACTTGACAGTAGACAGTTGAGTAGGGATGGACGAATCAGAAACGCTGATGAGAAGCCATTGGTGGTATTGGAGACAGCAGTACCATCTGAACCAGAGCCAGTGGCAAAAGCTAATATTAAACGAGTGAAGGAAGAACCAAAATCCACTCCACAAAAGGATACTTTGCCCACCCAGAAGGTCCAGAAAGAATCAAGTAAGACAGATTCAAAGGCCACTTCAGAGCATATTGATGTGGCTGATGAGATCTCCGGGTCAGAAAAGCAGCAAAAAAATCATCCTGTAAAGAAGGAAATAGATGAAGCAAAATTGAAGGAGCTCAAAAGAGAAGAAGAGATGGAAAAAGCTAAGCAAGCCAtggagaggaagaagaaattggCTGAGAAAGCTGCAGCTAAAGCAGCTATAAAAGCTCAAAAGGAAGCTGAAAAGAAG TTACAGGAGcgtgaaaagaaattgaagaagaaaGCTGCAGCATCTGCATCTATGATTGAATCTGAGGATCCAGCTGAGGAAGTTGCGGAGGAAACAGAAACTGAGAAGTTTGAAGTGCATGATGAACCTCCTGCATCAGTGAAGGCAAAAGTTAAGAAGGAGAACTCTGTCAAGCACCGGATTCGGTCAAGGGGCACAGATTCACTTCCAAAAGCTATCCTGAGGAGGAAAAAGTCAACTAATTATTGGATGtgggctgctgctgctgctgctgctgctttgCTACTTCTTGTGCTTGTAGCCCTCGGATACTACTATCTTCTTTGA